One window of Mauremys reevesii isolate NIE-2019 linkage group 4, ASM1616193v1, whole genome shotgun sequence genomic DNA carries:
- the LOC120402901 gene encoding perforin-1-like — protein sequence MARSSVFIPLLLLFLLPGVSSDCYTGTAEECEETTTFVPGYSLVGEGIDITTLEWTGADVVDTSLWRRPNGACTLCENRLQGRQHQRLPLAVVDWRVNISCSWELSSSVEESAAAVSRALALDVNNDWMSELGLPENSQGPALAGSKSRITSYAYQKELQDKYMFVRQEVPCVYYRLSLTQDPPLAPQFSRALRSLPPSYDSATYWPFLATYGTHYVSQADLGGRVRQLTAIPTCRAALDGLTATEIKACLDSQFLQDLGLSQSSKRSSQGRGSSQVPYMEKRIQVTGGNSYSKQLFSTEQNASSFSTWSGSLKASPGLVSYSLTPIHTLVRAGDPRQEALRQAVKEYVAERGRRRSCPRSCPEGGQADPLDPCKCFCSGNPLTDSTCCSLKRGTARLKVHVLRGINLSGDIVTATDAYVRFLFQGQQLQTARIKDDNDPIWREDLDFGAVTLEQPKLVMEVWDKDVFMDDDFLGSCYTYLKVGKNITLTCRLEHGQLEFYYTLECGPNLEGNKCHEYVPARGSGDRTQESRLPAPSSLTQQTPLPI from the exons ATGGCAAGATCCAGTGTCTTCATCCCTCTGCTCCTCCTATTCCTGCTCCCTGGAGTCTCCTCCGACTGCTACACCGGCACAGCTGAGGAGTGCGAGGAGACCACGACCTTCGTGCCCGGGTACAGCTTGGTGGGGGAGGGCATCGACATCACCACGCTGGAGTGGACGGGGGCTGACGTGGTGGACACCAGCCTGTGGCGCCGCCCAAATGGCGCCTGCACCCTGTGCGAGAAccggctgcaggggaggcagcACCAGAGGCTGCCGCTGGCCGTGGTGGACTGGAGGGTCAACATCTcgtgcagctgggagctcagcaGCTCAGTGGAAGAATCAGCCGCGGCTGTGAGCCGGGCACTGGCGCTGGATGTGAACAACGACTGGATgtcagagctggggctgccagagAATTCCCAGGGCCCGGCCTTGGCGGGGTCCAAATCCCGGATCACCAGCTACGCTTACCAGAAGGAGCTGCAGGACAAGTACATGTTCGTGCGCCAAGAGGTGCCCTGTGTGTATTACAG GTTGAGTCTCACCCAAGACCCCCCACTGGCGCCCCAGTTCTCCAGGGCCTTGAGAAGCCTCCCACCCAGCTACGACTCAGCCACATACTGGCCCTTCCTGGCCACGTACGGCACCCACTACGTGAGCCAGGCAGACCTGGGGGGGCGCGTGCGGCAGCTGACGGCCATCCCGACCTGCCGGGCAGCGCTGGACGGGCTGACAGCCACCGAAATCAAGGCGTGCCTGGACTCACAGTTCTTGCAAGACCTGGGCCTGAGTCAGAGCAGCAAGaggagcagccagggcagggggagctccCAGGTGCCCTACATGGAGAAGCGCATCCAGGTGACGGGTGGCAACAGCTACTCCAAGCAGCTCTTCTCCACCGAGCAAAACGCCAGCTCCTTCTCGACCTGGAGCGGGAGCCTGAAAGCCAGCCCCGGCCTTGTCTCCTACTCCCTGACGCCCATCCACACCTTGGTGAGAGCAGGCGACCCcaggcaggaggcgctgaggCAGGCAGTGAAGGAGTACGTGGCTGAGCGGGGACGGAGGAGAAGTTGCCCTCGaagctgcccagaggggggccAGGCCGACCCCTTGGACCCCTGCAAATGCTTCTGCTCCGGCAACCCCCTCACCGACTCCACGTGCTGCTCACTCAAGCGGGGCACGGCCCGGCTGAAGGTCCATGTGCTGCGGGGCATAAACCTGTCGGGAGACATAGTGACCGCCACCGACGCCTACGTCAGGTTCTTGTTCCAAGGCCAGCAGCTGCAGACAGCCCGCATTAAGGATGATAACGACCCCATCTGGAGAGAGGACCTGGACTTCGGGGCGGTGACACTAGAGCAGCCCAAACTGGTAATGGAGGTGTGGGACAAGGACGTATTTATGGACGACGACTTCCTGGGCAGCTGCTACACCTACCTCAAGGTCGGCAAGAACATCACGCTCACCTGCAGACTTGAACACGGCCAGTTGGAGTTTTACTACACGCTGGAGTGCGGGCCCAACCTGGAGGGCAACAAATGCCATGAGTACGTGCCTGCGAGAGGCtcaggggatagaacccaggagtcccggctcccagccccctcttctCTAACCCAacagaccccactccccatctag